TGACCAACGCTCCGTTGCTTGTTTTGGGATGGCAAAGGTATAATATTTTACATCATAGCCAAATTTTTTTCTCTTTTCTATTTAAAAAAATATTTTATTCTTCTTCTTATTGAATAAAAAGAAAAGCAAATTTGCTCCTAAATTCGGCTAAAATTCCTAACAAACAATCATTACTCATCAAATCGTTAAAGATTTGCTATAAGTGCTGTTTTTATGTAAATTCGCTCCGCATTATTAAACAAACTAAAAAAAAAGATATGAGTTCAGTAAAAGTTGCGATTAACGGATTCGGCCGTATCGGTCGTTTAGTTTTCCGTCAAATCTACAACATGGAAGGCATTGAAGTCGTTGCTATCAACGATCTTACCAGCCCTGCTACACTAGCGCACTTATTAAAATATGACAGCGCTCAAGGCCGTTTTCACGGAGAAGTAAAAAGTACAGAAAACGCAATATTGGTAAATGGAGAGAAAATTAACATTTATGCGCAAAGAGATCCTTCTCAAATTCCTTGGGGGGAACACGATGTGGATGTTGTAATTGAAAGTACCGGTTTCTTTGCTGATAAAGATAAAGCTGAGGCACACATTAAAGCGGGCGCAAAAAGAGTTGTTATTTCCGCGCCGGCAACAGGAGATTTAAAAACTATCGTATTTAATGTAAACCATGAAATATTAGATGGTTCTGAAACAATTATCAGTTGCGCTTCTTGTACAACTAATTGTCTTGCTCCAATGGCTAAAGCATTAAACGATGCATTTACGATTGAAGTCGGAAGCATGACTACAGTACACGCTTATACAAACGACCAAAATACTTTGGATGCACCACATCCAAAAAATGATCTACGTCGTGCACGTGCAGCGGCCCAAAATATTGTACCCAATTCCACCGGTGCAGCGAAAGCAATTGGATTGGTTTTACCTGAATTGAAAGGGAAATTAGATGGGGGCGCACAACGTGTTCCAACTATTACCGGCTCTTTAACTGAATTAACTGCAATTCTTGCTAAAAAAACTACAGCAGAAGAAGTAAATGCTACAATGAAAGCTGCCAGCAATGAAAGTTTTGGTTATAATGAAGATCAAATTGTAAGTACCGATATCATTGGTATTCATTTCGGTTCTTTGTTTGATGCAACACAAACAAAAGTTATTACTGTTGGAGATCACCAATTGGTAAAAGTAACCAGCTGGTATGATAATGAAATGAGTTATGTTTCTCAATTGGTACGTACTGTACACCATTTTGCGAAATTAATTTCTTAAGGTCATTTTGAAATTTCTTAAAGCCTGTTCAAAATTAATTGAACAGGCTTTGTATTTTTACAGAAATATTTATTTATGCCCATTTATATCTCCTTTTTACGTGGAATAAATGTTAGTGGGAAAAGGATAATTCATATGATTGAATTACAAGCATTATATGAATTATTGGACTTTCAAAACGTAAAAACATATATACAAAGCGGTAATGTGTTATTTCTCTCTAAAGAAATCTCTTCGGAAAAGCTTTGCAAAAAAATTGAATTGGCTATCAAAGAAAAATGGGGATTTTTTGTTCCAGTAATCATCCGAACTCCTGAAGAATTAAAGTCCATTATTACAAAGTTCCCTTTTGGAAAAGAGGTAGAAGAAAAAACCAGAGCCGTCTCATTTTTAAATAAGATGCCCAAAGAGAGTAATCTTGAACTATTGAAAAATGAAATATTTGAGGTTGATAAATTTCATATAAGAGGGCGCGAAATTTATTTGCATTACCCTTTAGGGCAAGCAAATACAAAACTCACGAATAATCTGATTGAAAAAAAATTGCAGGTTAATTCGACTATTCGCAACTGGAAAACGATTCAAAAAATGATTGCTCTTTCAGAGGTATTTAAGGAAGTATCAGATTAAAGCACTTGGGCAAAATTTTTATATCCACGTCTGTTTTTGTTTCAACGGGTTCTCCATCGATATGCATTGGTGCATTCTTCAGATTTTTAATTTTTATCTCTTCTGTTTGAAAATAAAGAATATTTCGATGCGTAATGTTTTCTACCAACGTTTCTAACTTATTATTTCCTCTTATTTGTTTTAAAACAGCAAAAGGAAGTTTCGCTTTATTCATTTTCTGAACAATTACAATATCTAATTGACCATCGGAAATATTTGCCTCAGGCGCTATCGTAAAATTATTTCCAAATTGATTGCCGTTAGCTACACTTATAAAAAAGGCATCTGTAAAAAATTTAAACTTATTTACCTCTACTTCAAATTGATAAGGCTGTGCTTTAAAATAATTAATAATACTTTGTTGTGTATAGGTGAGCAATCCTCTTGAAGTTTTTGTTGCAAAGTCATGGGCTACTTTCGCATCAAAGCCCACACCACTTAACATGCAGGCAAATTTTTCATTGACTAAAAATGCATCTACTGGTTTTGCTTCTCCGGTTAAAATAAGTTCAAAAGCTTTTTTGGGTTTTGAAGGAATGCCCGCTGCTCTTGCCAATCCATTTCCACTTCCATATGGAATAATTCCAAAATTAACAGGTTGATCATATAGTGCGCCTACAACATGATTGACAGTTCCGTCCCCGCCAATTATTACAATATCCGTGATATTATCTTTGTAAATTCTTTCAATTAAAAAATCGTAATTACCTCTTTGGTTTGTAGGTAATATTTCACAATATAACTCTTGCTCTTTGCTTATTTTTTCTATGAGATTAACCAGGGTCGATTTCTTTGTTGTCCCAGAAACCGGATTAACAAGATAAATAATTTTTCTTTTTTGCTTACCAATAATTACTTTTTGCAAATCAACCGATTGTATCTTTTCAAATACCTCCATTATTCACTATTTGACATTAACTTATAGTTTACGAAGATATTTCTTTTAATGATTAGATATTGTTAATAATCTTTCTCTATTATTAAATACCTTTATAGCTATATAAAAGGTTTCCGATAAAATTAATGTTTAGCAACTAATCAATTTTAGGTTTGAAATTAATGCGACATTTACAATTTCTAAAAGCAGTACTACTATATACTTTAACAGCGTTTGGTGGTGCACAGGGTCATTTTGCAATGATGCTAAAAACCTTTGTTCAGGAGAGAAAAGATATTACAGAGAAAGAATTATTAGAATACAATGCTTTTTGTCAAATGCTTCCCGGGGCTTCTTCTTCTCAAACCATTACGCTCATAGGCTATAAACGAGGTGGATTATTATTGGCCATCATAACATTAATAACCTGGATATTACCGGCAACCATTATAATGGGTGGTTTATCTTTTTTATTAGATTTTTTGAATGCGAAAGCTATTAATACAAAAGAAATTTTTAAGTATATCAAGCCCATGGCTGTAGGCTTTATTGCGTTTTCTGCTTTTAAATTATTAAAAATATCTGTTACCAATACCATTACACGCGTCATCTTGGTCTCTGCAACTATTATTACTTATTTATTGTTTAAAAGCCCTTGGGTTTTTCCTTCAGTAATTGTTGCCGCAGGTATTGCGACAAATTTTAGCAGTAAACGTATTCCTCAGCAAGAAATTCCACCCAAAAAAATACGCTGGGGAAATATTTTAATTTTCTTCGCAGTTTTCCTATTGGCTGCATTTTTTTCAGAAACTGCGCGAAGAGAAAATTGGCCACAAAGAGGAAAGTTTAATTTGTTTGAAAACTGTTACCGCTTTGGCTCTCTCACGTTTGGTGGAGGAGATGTATTAGCACCTCTTATGTATGGACAATATGTAGTGCGTCCTAATACCGTTCCCAAAACTAACAAAAATGTATTGAGCATGGGAAACGATGATTTTTTAACAGGATATGGAATGTTGAAAGCTATTCCGGGGCCAACTTTTTCTATAAGTGCTTTTGTTGGTGGAATGGTGCTAAAAAAGCAGGGGCTCTGGTCTCAATTTTGGGGATGTATTATCGCAACAGTTGCTATTTTTCTCCCCTCTACATTATTAATTTTATTCTTTTTCCCGGTATGGAATAATCTAAAAAAATATGCAGCTATTTATAGATCCCTAGAAGGCATAAATGCCGCAGTTGTTGGAATTATATTTGCCTCTTCTTTTTATCTATTAAAAGATATTTCAGTGAATGTATTTGACGGAAGTATTGAGCATGTCATTAATCTTTGTACAATTGCCGGGACATTTATATTGCTTAGATACACAAAAATACGTGCTCCTTATATTGTGCTCTTATGTTTAGTTCTAGGTATTATATTTTAATATAAATTATTATTATAAATAATATTTATTTGATTCTATTTCACTATATACTCCATGGGGAAGTAAGTATTTAATATCTTTTCTTTCCTTTAATTGAGCTCTTATAAATGTAGCGGAAATGTCTAAAAGAGGCGCGTCAAGTAGTTCGTAATTGATGTTTTTTGTTGTTTCCGTATTTATTTCAAATCCGGGTCGTCGGTAAACGATGAAAGAATAATTCTTAATTAATGTTTCGTAATTTTTCCATTTTGATAAATTGGTAAAACTGTCAGAACCTATTACTATAACAAATTCATGTTGCGGATATTTTTCCTCTAAATACACAAGTGTGGTTATTGTGTAAGATGGTTTTGGCAATTTAAACTCTACATCCATTGCTCTAAACCTTTCGTTATCATCAATTGCTATATTTAATAAATGTAAGCGATCATATTCATTAAGAAGCGTATTAGATGATTTTAAAGGATTGTGAGGGGAAAGTACAAACCAAACCTGTTTTAGGTCCGAGTTATTAACAACATGTTCTGCAATAATCATGTGACCAATATGTATCGGATTAAAGGAGCCAAAATATAACCCTATTTTCATCGCAAGCATTTAAATTTCTTCTACTAAAATATATTCGGCTTCATTTAATCGCAGGCTAAGATTATACCCAACTACCGAAATAGAAATAGGATCTCCTAATGGAGCTATTTGATCAACTTTGATAATTTCCCCCGGGATGCACCCCATTTCCATCAGTTTTATAAAAATTTCATTATTTACAAATTCCTTTATCACCACTGATTTTCCCACACCAATATCAGACAATTTCTTCATAATCAATAATTAATATCCGCAAATTTACTAGATTTAATCATTCATCTTATAATAATGAATTT
The Arachidicoccus soli DNA segment above includes these coding regions:
- a CDS encoding DUF1697 domain-containing protein encodes the protein MPIYISFLRGINVSGKRIIHMIELQALYELLDFQNVKTYIQSGNVLFLSKEISSEKLCKKIELAIKEKWGFFVPVIIRTPEELKSIITKFPFGKEVEEKTRAVSFLNKMPKESNLELLKNEIFEVDKFHIRGREIYLHYPLGQANTKLTNNLIEKKLQVNSTIRNWKTIQKMIALSEVFKEVSD
- a CDS encoding diacylglycerol/lipid kinase family protein, with the translated sequence MEVFEKIQSVDLQKVIIGKQKRKIIYLVNPVSGTTKKSTLVNLIEKISKEQELYCEILPTNQRGNYDFLIERIYKDNITDIVIIGGDGTVNHVVGALYDQPVNFGIIPYGSGNGLARAAGIPSKPKKAFELILTGEAKPVDAFLVNEKFACMLSGVGFDAKVAHDFATKTSRGLLTYTQQSIINYFKAQPYQFEVEVNKFKFFTDAFFISVANGNQFGNNFTIAPEANISDGQLDIVIVQKMNKAKLPFAVLKQIRGNNKLETLVENITHRNILYFQTEEIKIKNLKNAPMHIDGEPVETKTDVDIKILPKCFNLILP
- a CDS encoding FeoA family protein encodes the protein MKKLSDIGVGKSVVIKEFVNNEIFIKLMEMGCIPGEIIKVDQIAPLGDPISISVVGYNLSLRLNEAEYILVEEI
- the nadD gene encoding nicotinate (nicotinamide) nucleotide adenylyltransferase → MKIGLYFGSFNPIHIGHMIIAEHVVNNSDLKQVWFVLSPHNPLKSSNTLLNEYDRLHLLNIAIDDNERFRAMDVEFKLPKPSYTITTLVYLEEKYPQHEFVIVIGSDSFTNLSKWKNYETLIKNYSFIVYRRPGFEINTETTKNINYELLDAPLLDISATFIRAQLKERKDIKYLLPHGVYSEIESNKYYL
- the gap gene encoding type I glyceraldehyde-3-phosphate dehydrogenase, producing MSSVKVAINGFGRIGRLVFRQIYNMEGIEVVAINDLTSPATLAHLLKYDSAQGRFHGEVKSTENAILVNGEKINIYAQRDPSQIPWGEHDVDVVIESTGFFADKDKAEAHIKAGAKRVVISAPATGDLKTIVFNVNHEILDGSETIISCASCTTNCLAPMAKALNDAFTIEVGSMTTVHAYTNDQNTLDAPHPKNDLRRARAAAQNIVPNSTGAAKAIGLVLPELKGKLDGGAQRVPTITGSLTELTAILAKKTTAEEVNATMKAASNESFGYNEDQIVSTDIIGIHFGSLFDATQTKVITVGDHQLVKVTSWYDNEMSYVSQLVRTVHHFAKLIS
- the chrA gene encoding chromate efflux transporter, whose product is MRHLQFLKAVLLYTLTAFGGAQGHFAMMLKTFVQERKDITEKELLEYNAFCQMLPGASSSQTITLIGYKRGGLLLAIITLITWILPATIIMGGLSFLLDFLNAKAINTKEIFKYIKPMAVGFIAFSAFKLLKISVTNTITRVILVSATIITYLLFKSPWVFPSVIVAAGIATNFSSKRIPQQEIPPKKIRWGNILIFFAVFLLAAFFSETARRENWPQRGKFNLFENCYRFGSLTFGGGDVLAPLMYGQYVVRPNTVPKTNKNVLSMGNDDFLTGYGMLKAIPGPTFSISAFVGGMVLKKQGLWSQFWGCIIATVAIFLPSTLLILFFFPVWNNLKKYAAIYRSLEGINAAVVGIIFASSFYLLKDISVNVFDGSIEHVINLCTIAGTFILLRYTKIRAPYIVLLCLVLGIIF